In Scomber japonicus isolate fScoJap1 chromosome 21, fScoJap1.pri, whole genome shotgun sequence, one DNA window encodes the following:
- the LOC128382432 gene encoding cyclic AMP-dependent transcription factor ATF-1-like isoform X1, with the protein MNRAKKGGKNQLCAPQPYTQVPVYHPGQNQHYGYIQRSPMNFMPEGIERSQQPSPNTFHYYEETARCQQHFCVSTLPEGPVQFQPGVTQNLPPMPGTHPYYNENVDVPQMHSNPTLSASTGDLTACQLRNSSSSLLQAAVESSPRSSQKPMGDSVQKRELRLMRNREAARECRRKKKEYVKCLENRVDVLENQNKTLIEELRALKDIYRHKAE; encoded by the exons ATGAACCGAgcgaagaaaggagggaaaaatcagCTATGTGCTCCTCAGCCCTACACGCAAGTCCCTGTGTACCATCCTGGCCAAAATCAACACT ATGGGTATATTCAAAGAAGTCCCATGAACTTCATGCCTGAGGGGATAGAGAGGAGTCAACAGCCCTCACCAAACACTTTTCATTACTATGAGGAAACAGCGCGTTGCCAGCAGCATTTTTGTGTGTCCACACTGCCAG agGGTCCTGTCCAGTTCCAGCCTGGGGTCACACAGAACCTGCCGCCTATGCCAGGCACCCATCCATACTACAATGAGAATGTGGATGTCCCGCAGATGCATAGTAATCCAACATTGTCAG CCTCTACGGGTGACCTGACTGCCTGTCAGCTGCGGAACAGCAGTTCCAGCCTCCTGCAGGCTGCGGTGGAGTCCAGCCCTCGCAGCTCCCAGAAACCCATGGGGGACTCTGTACAAAAGAGAGAGCTCCGCCTGATGAGGAACAG GGAAGCTGCCCGCGAGTGTCGACGAAAGAAGAAGGAATACGTCAAATGCCTGGAGAATCGCGTGGACGTGCTCGAGAATCAAAACAAGACTCTGATTGAGGAGCTCAGAGCCTTAAAAGACATCTACCGACACAAAGCCGAGTGA
- the LOC128382432 gene encoding cAMP-responsive element modulator-like isoform X2: MAVTGDETETASTGDLTACQLRNSSSSLLQAAVESSPRSSQKPMGDSVQKRELRLMRNREAARECRRKKKEYVKCLENRVDVLENQNKTLIEELRALKDIYRHKAE, from the exons ATGGCTGTAACTGGGGATGAGACAGAAACAG CCTCTACGGGTGACCTGACTGCCTGTCAGCTGCGGAACAGCAGTTCCAGCCTCCTGCAGGCTGCGGTGGAGTCCAGCCCTCGCAGCTCCCAGAAACCCATGGGGGACTCTGTACAAAAGAGAGAGCTCCGCCTGATGAGGAACAG GGAAGCTGCCCGCGAGTGTCGACGAAAGAAGAAGGAATACGTCAAATGCCTGGAGAATCGCGTGGACGTGCTCGAGAATCAAAACAAGACTCTGATTGAGGAGCTCAGAGCCTTAAAAGACATCTACCGACACAAAGCCGAGTGA